From Engystomops pustulosus unplaced genomic scaffold, aEngPut4.maternal MAT_SCAFFOLD_265, whole genome shotgun sequence, the proteins below share one genomic window:
- the LOC140110365 gene encoding uncharacterized protein isoform X2, translating to MDEDRNQMVERIVSITLEILHLLTGEDYIMVKKVTEDGEGWSMGKGPLIRPPPHSYQMVLELSNKICKLLTGEVHVRCQDVAVYFSMEEWEYIEGHKDLYPDFMMEDPRTRTSQDGSSSRNPPERCSFCLYSQDDSKETPNVPENHQGEDGTRIIAEAEKERMRSDHPCKREVVEDIPGGDTTESPIRKENFTLLINYKAEEEEVIEGSTGDTALSVHPGPLGTDLSCDPPNHEEPSPHQSQTVTTSIGQTGVNRFQCGECGKQFTSNLGLFTHRRCHVGAKLYSCSECGKCFTYKLVLDQHQKSHAGGKPYTCSLCGNCFTTKSSLVTHEKIHSGEKPHSCSECGKCFILKSSLVKHQRSHTGEKPYTCAECGRCFTEKTSLVKHERIHTGEKPYSCALCGKSFTRKSGLNQHERRHKGEKLHSCLECGKCFTDKPNLVKHERIHTGEKPFSCSECGKCFTNKSHLVLHERNHTGEKPYSCSDCGKCFKSKEALVRHEKIHTGEKPFSCSQCGRCFTQKSHLVKHEKFYMERECSCS from the exons ATGGACGAGGACAGAAATCAGATGGTGGAGAGAATAGTATCCATCACACTGGAGATCCTCCACCTGctaactggagag GATTATATAATGGTGAAGAAAGTCACAGAAGACGGTGAAGGATGGAGCATGGGCAAGGGTCCTTTAATTAGGCCTCCACCTCACTCTTATCAGATGGTCTTAGAACTTTCCAACAAGATCTGTAAGCtcctgactggagag GTACATGtgaggtgtcaggatgtggctgtgtaTTTCtctatggaggagtgggagtatatagagggacacAAGGATCTGTACCCAGACTTCATGATGGAGGACCCCCGGACCCGCACATCACAAG ATGGATCCAGTAGTAggaatccaccagagagatgttcCTTTTGTCTGTACTCCCAAGACGACTCAAaggagacgcccaatgtcccagAGAATCATCAG GGAGAAGATGGGACTAGGATTATAGCGGAGGCTGAAAAAGAGAGGATGAggagcgatcacccgtgtaagagggaagtggtggaggacattcctggaggtgacaccacag AAAGTCCCATTAGGAAAGAGAACTTCACGTTACTGATAAATTATAaagcagaagaagaagaagtcatTGAGGGATCTACAGGAGACACGGCCCTTAGTGTGCACCCCGGACCCCTCGGCACAGATCTGTCATGTGACCCCCCGAATCATGAGGAACCTTCTCCCCACCAATCACAGACGGTGACCACAAGTATCGGGCAGACAGGGGTTAATAGATTCCAATGTGGAGAATGTGGGAAACAATTTACGAGCAACTTGGGTCTTTTTACTCACAGAAGATGTCACGTTGGGGCAAAGCTTTACTCgtgctcagaatgtgggaaatgtttcacttATAAATTAGTCTTAGACCAGCATCAGAAGAGCCACGCAGGGGGGAAGCCATATACATGTTCACTGTGCGGAAACTGCTTTACAACAAAATCCAGTCTAGTTACACATGAGAAAATTCACAGCGGAGAGAAGCCGCACTCGTGTTCAgagtgtggcaaatgttttatactGAAATCcagtcttgttaaacatcagcgaagtcacacgggagagaagccctaCACGTGCGCAGAATGTGGGAGATGCTTCACAGAAAAGACCAGCCTGgtcaaacatgagagaattcacacaggagaaaagCCGTATTCCTGCGCACTCTGCGGGAAGAGCTTTACCCGTAAATCGGGTCTCAATCAGCACGAGAGAAGACACAAAGGAGAGAAACTGcattcatgtttagaatgtggcaaatgttttacagACAAACCAAACCTTGTAAAacacgagagaattcacacaggagagaagccattttcctgttcagaatgtggaaaatgttttaccaatAAGTCGCATCTAGTTCTACATGAGAGAaaccacacgggggagaagccatactcctgttcagattgtgggaaatgctttaaaAGTAAAGAAGCTCTTGTTAGACATGAGAAGATTCACACGggcgagaagccattttcatgttcacaaTGCGGTAggtgttttacacaaaaatccCATCTTGTGAAACATGAGAAGTTTTACATGGAGAGAGAGTGCTCATGTTCATGA
- the LOC140110365 gene encoding uncharacterized protein isoform X1 yields the protein MDEDRNQMVERIVSITLEILHLLTGEDYIMVKKVTEDGEGWSMGKGPLIRPPPHSYQMVLELSNKICKLLTGEVHVRCQDVAVYFSMEEWEYIEGHKDLYPDFMMEDPRTRTSQAQHLMGQLEDLESLLPFPAVKYGSSSRNPPERCSFCLYSQDDSKETPNVPENHQGEDGTRIIAEAEKERMRSDHPCKREVVEDIPGGDTTESPIRKENFTLLINYKAEEEEVIEGSTGDTALSVHPGPLGTDLSCDPPNHEEPSPHQSQTVTTSIGQTGVNRFQCGECGKQFTSNLGLFTHRRCHVGAKLYSCSECGKCFTYKLVLDQHQKSHAGGKPYTCSLCGNCFTTKSSLVTHEKIHSGEKPHSCSECGKCFILKSSLVKHQRSHTGEKPYTCAECGRCFTEKTSLVKHERIHTGEKPYSCALCGKSFTRKSGLNQHERRHKGEKLHSCLECGKCFTDKPNLVKHERIHTGEKPFSCSECGKCFTNKSHLVLHERNHTGEKPYSCSDCGKCFKSKEALVRHEKIHTGEKPFSCSQCGRCFTQKSHLVKHEKFYMERECSCS from the exons ATGGACGAGGACAGAAATCAGATGGTGGAGAGAATAGTATCCATCACACTGGAGATCCTCCACCTGctaactggagag GATTATATAATGGTGAAGAAAGTCACAGAAGACGGTGAAGGATGGAGCATGGGCAAGGGTCCTTTAATTAGGCCTCCACCTCACTCTTATCAGATGGTCTTAGAACTTTCCAACAAGATCTGTAAGCtcctgactggagag GTACATGtgaggtgtcaggatgtggctgtgtaTTTCtctatggaggagtgggagtatatagagggacacAAGGATCTGTACCCAGACTTCATGATGGAGGACCCCCGGACCCGCACATCACAAG CACAGCATCTGatgggacagcttgaagacttggagtctctcctgccatttcctgctgtgaaGT ATGGATCCAGTAGTAggaatccaccagagagatgttcCTTTTGTCTGTACTCCCAAGACGACTCAAaggagacgcccaatgtcccagAGAATCATCAG GGAGAAGATGGGACTAGGATTATAGCGGAGGCTGAAAAAGAGAGGATGAggagcgatcacccgtgtaagagggaagtggtggaggacattcctggaggtgacaccacag AAAGTCCCATTAGGAAAGAGAACTTCACGTTACTGATAAATTATAaagcagaagaagaagaagtcatTGAGGGATCTACAGGAGACACGGCCCTTAGTGTGCACCCCGGACCCCTCGGCACAGATCTGTCATGTGACCCCCCGAATCATGAGGAACCTTCTCCCCACCAATCACAGACGGTGACCACAAGTATCGGGCAGACAGGGGTTAATAGATTCCAATGTGGAGAATGTGGGAAACAATTTACGAGCAACTTGGGTCTTTTTACTCACAGAAGATGTCACGTTGGGGCAAAGCTTTACTCgtgctcagaatgtgggaaatgtttcacttATAAATTAGTCTTAGACCAGCATCAGAAGAGCCACGCAGGGGGGAAGCCATATACATGTTCACTGTGCGGAAACTGCTTTACAACAAAATCCAGTCTAGTTACACATGAGAAAATTCACAGCGGAGAGAAGCCGCACTCGTGTTCAgagtgtggcaaatgttttatactGAAATCcagtcttgttaaacatcagcgaagtcacacgggagagaagccctaCACGTGCGCAGAATGTGGGAGATGCTTCACAGAAAAGACCAGCCTGgtcaaacatgagagaattcacacaggagaaaagCCGTATTCCTGCGCACTCTGCGGGAAGAGCTTTACCCGTAAATCGGGTCTCAATCAGCACGAGAGAAGACACAAAGGAGAGAAACTGcattcatgtttagaatgtggcaaatgttttacagACAAACCAAACCTTGTAAAacacgagagaattcacacaggagagaagccattttcctgttcagaatgtggaaaatgttttaccaatAAGTCGCATCTAGTTCTACATGAGAGAaaccacacgggggagaagccatactcctgttcagattgtgggaaatgctttaaaAGTAAAGAAGCTCTTGTTAGACATGAGAAGATTCACACGggcgagaagccattttcatgttcacaaTGCGGTAggtgttttacacaaaaatccCATCTTGTGAAACATGAGAAGTTTTACATGGAGAGAGAGTGCTCATGTTCATGA